One genomic region from Antedon mediterranea chromosome 3, ecAntMedi1.1, whole genome shotgun sequence encodes:
- the LOC140044959 gene encoding synaptogenesis protein syg-2-like translates to MMLLLWVFKLLILIWFINGEKSPVFKIDPSEYQSNEGDQIVLSCTVDISTLSQQQQVVWRRDNDIISIGIDVKEMYRNHFELKVDNGIGMYTLVITKAVRSDANYKYSCAVVDGYKVLAETIAVGLIITAIPAPQFPECNARKDQHREGESITMTCTSEKVIPPVNLRWYHYGKLLNPGETPNINGDLIVSIYSFKLNKDNNGDVYICSQISSLKVTRNCTIGPIDVLYRPIVSMQNYISIEEGSEALLVCSASSNPSPFVYTWSFIPHIDHQFFQLENMDQVLRITNVKHYMNGTTVTCSVANEIGAGYANSFLIVKDAFVVLENPIVQTVEKLEPDDRVINSTAILSIAGGLLLFTALLVAVSLCYFHMCKRGIQMYESNYRIAQPEVYFEPKDVSPLPLHPREGVYLKRHVAIQVSPDMDDESVYAEIEEVSYKTMIRYSSATYSK, encoded by the coding sequence ATGATGTTGCTATTATGGGTGTTCAAGTTGTTAATCCTAATTTGGTTTATCAATGGAGAAAAGTCCCCTGTCTTTAAGATAGATCCTTCAGAATACCAAAGCAATGAAGGTGATCAGATTGTTTTATCTTGTACAGTGGATATTTCAACTTTATCACAACAGCAGCAAGTTGTATGGAGGCgtgataatgatattattagcaTTGGAATTGATGTAAAGGAAATGTATAGAAACCATTTTGAACTTAAAGTTGACAATGGGATTGGAATGTACACACTTGTAATCACAAAAGCAGTTCGTTCAGATGCCAACTATAAATATTCATGTGCAGTTGTTGATGGATATAAGGTGCTTGCTGAAACTATCGCAGTTGGATTAATCATAACTGCCATACCGGCACCACAGTTCCCAGAATGTAATGCAAGAAAAGACCAGCATCGTGAAGGAGAAAGTATAACAATGACATGTACTTCGGAAAAAGTCATACCCCCTGTGAATCTGCGATGGTATCACTACGGAAAGTTATTAAACCCAGGAGAAACACCAAATATTAATGGAGACCTTATTGtttctatttattcatttaaacttaataaagataataatggtgatgtttatatttgtaGCCAAATTTCCTCTCTTAAAGTAACACGAAATTGCACAATTGGGCCTATTGATGTACTATATAGACCAATAGTATCCATGCAGAATTACATATCGATTGAAGAAGGATCAGAAGCCTTATTAGTTTGTTCGGCATCTTCTAATCCTAGTCCTTTTGTGTATACATGGTCATTTATTCCACACATAGATCACCAGTTTTTTCAACTTGAAAATATGGACCAAGTGTTACGAATTACTAATGTGAAGCACTATATGAATGGAACAACAGTAACATGTTCAGTTGCCAATGAAATCGGTGCAGGTTATGCAAATTCATTTCTAATTGTCAAAGATGCATTTGTTGTACTTGAAAATCCTATAGTCCAAACCGTAGAAAAATTGGAGCCTGATGATCGTGTAATTAACTCAACTGCAATTCTTTCTATAGCTGGTGGCTTACTTCTTTTCACTGCTTTATTAGTTGCTGTATCACTCTGTTATTTTCATATGTGTAAACGTGGAATTCAGATGTATGAATCAAATTATCGCATTGCTCAACCTGAAGTTTATTTTGAGCCAAAAGATGTCTCGCCGCTACCATTACATCCCCGTGAGGGTGTGTACCTAAAACGACATGTTGCAATACAGGTATCCCCTGATATGGATGATGAATCTGTATATGCTGAAATTGAAGAGGTCAGCTACAAAACAATGATTCGATATTCTTCTGCAACATATTCAAAGTAA